A window from Exiguobacterium marinum DSM 16307 encodes these proteins:
- a CDS encoding bifunctional diguanylate cyclase/phosphodiesterase, producing MIPECATLIKHFFIHSLYHLKLKGLFLIEHHLSSSYNFPLVILSIAVAIFAAGVALDISSRLKYAKHASRLRWVVAGAFSLGLGIWAMHFIGMLAFHLHDDVTYHLGIVLLSIVPAVVASGLAFWMISHPETRPIQLVFGAFLISVGIVSMHYIGMEAMQMNAILTYDPIMWIASAIVAFVASLVGLYILFYIPNVSRFHWRRLASSVLIGVAVSSMHYVGMGAARFTPMEGAAKPVSDYAVDSTLLAYVIAASVMTLFILMYISLRTASQLEAQSEELELKFESIIESASDAIIVADHNRTILQWNQGATDLFGYTTDEMLGQSIVAIIPERFREAHERGMKRYEATDEKRVIGQTVELIGLRKDGVEVPIEMSLGTWKTDKGIFFSSIIRDISERKRIEAQINDLVYLDPLTGLPNRRLFSDRLDALLGQSQSEQFALYYIDLDNFKVINDRFGHSTGDQFLKQVTTRIQSTIQKSDTLARLGGDEFIILSPHTKSNLAAHRAQELINVLNPPFELENEEVFTGASIGISLHPSDGDTAEDLIKNADIAMYRAKADGKNGYRFFTNELNESVSRRSNLSMALRKGIGRGEFTVHYQPQIQLETETLIGMEALVRWQHPELGMISPGEFIPIAEETGSIHRLGEFVLNEACRQNKAWQDAGIPPFRVAVNISAIQFAQKDLPEVVSRALDSSGLDAQYLELELTESVIQSADRAIETMHELVALGVHLSIDDFGTGYSSLSYLKLFPIDTLKIDQHFTKNIESDEKDAALVKTIIRMAHELDLNVIAEGVETENQVAFLKAESCNQAQGYYYNRPLPAEDIEVFFEQYKKALSS from the coding sequence GTGATTCCCGAGTGTGCTACTCTAATAAAGCACTTTTTCATTCATTCTTTGTACCATTTGAAATTGAAAGGACTGTTTCTCATCGAACATCACTTGAGTAGCTCATATAACTTCCCACTCGTCATTCTTTCCATCGCTGTCGCCATCTTCGCTGCCGGTGTCGCTCTCGATATTAGCAGTCGTTTGAAATATGCGAAGCACGCCTCGCGACTCAGGTGGGTCGTCGCTGGTGCCTTCAGCCTCGGTCTCGGCATTTGGGCCATGCACTTCATCGGTATGCTGGCGTTTCACTTGCACGATGATGTGACGTACCATCTCGGCATCGTACTATTATCCATCGTGCCGGCCGTCGTCGCTTCCGGACTTGCCTTTTGGATGATCAGCCATCCGGAGACACGACCCATCCAGCTCGTCTTCGGTGCCTTCTTGATTAGCGTCGGCATCGTCTCCATGCATTACATCGGGATGGAAGCGATGCAAATGAACGCCATCCTCACATACGACCCCATCATGTGGATTGCATCTGCCATCGTCGCCTTCGTTGCGTCGCTCGTCGGACTATATATTCTCTTTTATATCCCAAACGTCTCGCGATTCCATTGGCGCCGTCTAGCCAGTTCGGTCTTGATTGGGGTTGCCGTTTCTAGTATGCATTATGTCGGGATGGGCGCAGCCCGTTTCACCCCGATGGAAGGTGCGGCCAAACCGGTCAGCGACTATGCCGTCGACAGCACCCTACTCGCCTATGTCATTGCGGCGAGCGTCATGACACTATTCATCTTGATGTACATCTCGCTCCGGACGGCATCACAACTCGAGGCACAGTCGGAAGAACTAGAATTAAAATTCGAATCCATCATCGAATCTGCCTCGGATGCCATCATCGTCGCCGATCACAATCGCACCATCCTTCAGTGGAACCAAGGGGCGACCGACTTGTTCGGTTATACAACAGACGAGATGCTCGGACAATCGATTGTCGCCATCATTCCAGAACGTTTCCGCGAGGCTCATGAGCGCGGGATGAAGCGTTATGAAGCGACGGATGAAAAACGCGTCATCGGTCAGACGGTCGAACTCATCGGATTACGAAAAGACGGTGTCGAAGTGCCAATCGAGATGTCGCTCGGAACGTGGAAGACGGACAAGGGCATCTTCTTCAGTAGCATTATCCGTGACATCAGTGAACGGAAACGAATCGAGGCGCAAATCAACGACCTCGTCTATTTGGACCCGCTCACCGGTCTCCCGAACCGTCGTCTATTCAGCGACCGACTCGACGCCCTTCTCGGCCAGTCTCAATCTGAACAGTTTGCCTTGTACTATATCGACTTGGACAACTTCAAGGTCATCAACGACCGGTTCGGCCACTCGACCGGCGACCAGTTCTTGAAACAAGTGACGACCCGCATCCAATCGACGATTCAAAAGTCGGACACGCTCGCCCGTCTCGGCGGAGATGAGTTTATCATCTTGTCGCCGCATACGAAAAGTAACCTCGCGGCCCATCGTGCGCAAGAACTGATCAATGTCCTGAATCCTCCGTTCGAGCTCGAAAACGAGGAAGTGTTCACCGGTGCCTCGATCGGGATCAGTCTCCATCCGTCCGACGGGGATACGGCAGAGGATTTAATCAAAAACGCTGACATCGCTATGTACCGGGCGAAGGCCGACGGCAAGAACGGCTATCGGTTCTTCACGAACGAACTGAACGAGTCGGTTTCCCGTCGTTCGAACTTGTCGATGGCACTCCGGAAAGGGATTGGACGTGGCGAGTTCACCGTCCACTATCAACCGCAGATCCAACTGGAGACGGAAACGTTAATTGGCATGGAAGCGCTCGTCCGTTGGCAACATCCAGAACTCGGGATGATTTCGCCTGGCGAGTTCATTCCGATTGCTGAGGAAACAGGGAGCATCCATCGTCTCGGCGAGTTCGTCTTGAATGAGGCGTGTCGCCAAAACAAGGCGTGGCAAGATGCCGGCATTCCCCCGTTTCGGGTCGCCGTCAACATCTCGGCCATTCAGTTCGCTCAAAAAGACTTGCCGGAAGTCGTCAGCCGCGCACTCGACTCATCAGGTCTCGACGCGCAGTATTTAGAACTCGAGTTGACCGAGAGCGTCATCCAAAGTGCAGACCGCGCCATCGAGACGATGCATGAGCTCGTCGCCCTCGGCGTCCACCTCTCCATCGACGACTTCGGGACCGGTTATTCATCACTCAGTTACTTGAAGCTGTTCCCGATTGATACGCTGAAGATCGACCAGCACTTCACAAAAAATATCGAGAGCGACGAAAAGGACG
- a CDS encoding MurR/RpiR family transcriptional regulator: METMNGTARIRGAYSTLSKKEQRIADYILKQPEKIIHHTINQVADDLDVAESTVFRFCQRVGFKGYQALKIALASDVVAPLQDIHEDITETDTVLEIAEKIFSTNGKTIESTRQILEGASLEKTVEQFLKARRIEFFGSGGSAVVALDAYHKFVRSGLQVSAILESHMQLMSASQLTTADLAVVISHSGASKETLDIAKLLKEKGVPMIAITNYAKSPLSKIADVSLYTVSQETAFRSEALASRIAELSLIDALFTAVMMRRGEAARTSLQQMREAISMRRI; the protein is encoded by the coding sequence ATGGAAACGATGAACGGGACGGCCCGCATCCGTGGTGCCTATTCGACACTGAGCAAGAAAGAACAACGTATTGCCGACTATATTTTGAAGCAACCAGAAAAAATCATTCATCATACGATCAATCAGGTGGCAGATGACCTCGATGTGGCAGAGTCGACTGTGTTTCGTTTTTGTCAGCGTGTCGGATTCAAAGGCTATCAGGCGCTAAAAATCGCACTCGCCTCAGATGTCGTCGCACCGCTCCAAGATATTCATGAAGATATTACCGAGACGGATACCGTACTCGAAATCGCAGAGAAAATTTTTTCGACGAACGGAAAGACGATCGAGTCGACGCGTCAGATTTTAGAGGGTGCTTCTCTTGAGAAGACGGTCGAGCAGTTCCTCAAAGCACGCCGCATCGAATTCTTCGGGAGCGGCGGGTCGGCCGTCGTCGCCCTAGACGCGTATCATAAGTTTGTCCGGAGCGGGCTTCAAGTGAGCGCAATCCTCGAGTCGCATATGCAGCTGATGTCGGCCTCACAATTGACGACAGCAGACCTAGCCGTCGTCATCTCGCATTCCGGTGCCTCGAAAGAGACACTTGATATCGCCAAACTCTTAAAAGAGAAGGGTGTGCCGATGATCGCCATCACGAACTATGCGAAGTCGCCTCTCTCAAAAATCGCGGACGTGTCGCTCTACACCGTGTCCCAAGAAACGGCGTTCCGTTCAGAGGCGCTCGCTTCCCGCATCGCCGAACTCAGTCTGATCGATGCGTTGTTCACGGCTGTCATGATGCGTCGAGGCGAGGCGGCCCGGACGT